Proteins from one Enterobacter bugandensis genomic window:
- a CDS encoding septation protein A: MKQFLDFLPLVVFFAFYKLYDIYAATTALIIATAVVLIYSWVRYRKVEKMALVTFVLVAVFGGLTLFFHNDEFIKWKVTVIYALFAGALLISQWVMKKPLIQRMLGKELTLPQEVWSRLNIAWAVFFILCGLANIYIAFWLPQNIWVNFKVFGLTALTLIFTLLSGIYIYRHMPQDDKH; this comes from the coding sequence ATGAAGCAGTTTCTTGATTTTTTACCGCTGGTGGTCTTTTTCGCGTTTTACAAACTGTATGACATTTATGCTGCCACCACAGCGCTGATTATTGCGACAGCGGTTGTGCTGATCTACAGCTGGGTGCGCTACCGTAAAGTTGAGAAAATGGCGCTGGTAACGTTCGTCCTGGTCGCCGTATTCGGTGGGCTAACCCTCTTCTTCCACAATGATGAATTTATCAAGTGGAAAGTGACGGTGATCTACGCGCTATTTGCGGGTGCGCTGCTCATCAGCCAGTGGGTGATGAAAAAGCCGCTGATCCAGCGCATGCTTGGCAAAGAGCTGACGCTGCCTCAGGAGGTCTGGTCGCGCCTGAATATCGCCTGGGCCGTGTTCTTTATCCTTTGCGGTCTTGCCAATATCTATATCGCTTTCTGGCTGCCACAGAATATCTGGGTCAACTTTAAGGTCTTCGGCCTGACGGCCCTGACGCTGATATTCACCCTGCTAAGCGGCATTTATATCTATCGCCACATGCCGCAGGACGACAAGCACTGA
- the yciA gene encoding acyl-CoA thioester hydrolase YciA — MTTNNAPQGELVLRTLAMPADTNANGDIFGGWLMSQMDMGGAILAKEIAHGRVVTVRVDGMTFLRPVAVGDVVCCYARCVKRGNTSISINIEVWVKKVSSEPIGQRYKATEALFIYVAVDSDGKPRQLPPA, encoded by the coding sequence ATGACAACAAATAACGCCCCTCAGGGCGAACTGGTTTTACGCACACTGGCAATGCCCGCTGACACCAATGCCAATGGCGATATTTTTGGCGGCTGGCTGATGTCGCAGATGGATATGGGCGGCGCAATTCTGGCAAAAGAGATTGCTCACGGACGCGTGGTGACCGTGCGGGTGGATGGAATGACCTTCCTGCGTCCGGTTGCGGTAGGTGATGTGGTTTGCTGTTACGCCCGCTGCGTAAAGCGCGGCAATACATCCATCTCCATCAACATTGAAGTCTGGGTGAAGAAAGTCTCTTCTGAACCGATTGGACAGCGCTATAAAGCAACTGAAGCGCTGTTTATTTATGTCGCTGTCGATAGCGACGGTAAACCTCGTCAGCTTCCGCCAGCCTGA
- the tonB gene encoding TonB system transport protein TonB, whose protein sequence is MTLDLPRRFPWPTLLSVVIHGAVVAGLLYTSVHQVIEMPAPAQPISVTMVSPADLEPPQVAPPPPQPVAEPEPEPEPVPEPPKEAPVVIHKPEPKPKPKPKPKPVKKVEERPKREERPVEPRATQPVENTAPSRPVMNNSAPAAKPTVAAPAGPRALSRNQPQYPARAQALRIEGRVRVKFDVTADGRVDNVEILSAQPSNMFEREVKSAMRRWRYEPGKPGSGLIVNIVFRLNGGAQME, encoded by the coding sequence ATGACCCTTGATTTACCTCGCCGCTTTCCCTGGCCGACGCTGTTGTCCGTCGTGATTCACGGTGCCGTCGTGGCGGGTTTGCTCTACACCTCGGTTCATCAGGTTATTGAAATGCCCGCACCCGCCCAGCCGATCTCGGTAACCATGGTCTCGCCAGCGGATCTCGAACCGCCGCAGGTTGCGCCACCACCGCCACAGCCGGTTGCTGAGCCTGAACCGGAACCCGAGCCTGTACCGGAGCCACCGAAGGAGGCACCGGTGGTGATCCACAAACCTGAACCGAAGCCAAAACCTAAGCCGAAACCGAAGCCGGTGAAGAAGGTCGAGGAGCGTCCGAAACGTGAAGAACGCCCGGTTGAACCGCGCGCGACCCAGCCGGTCGAGAATACAGCGCCTTCGCGTCCGGTCATGAATAACAGCGCACCGGCGGCGAAGCCGACGGTTGCCGCACCAGCGGGCCCACGTGCGTTGAGCCGTAATCAGCCTCAATATCCGGCGCGAGCTCAGGCCTTGCGTATTGAAGGTCGCGTACGGGTGAAATTTGACGTCACTGCGGATGGCCGCGTGGATAACGTGGAAATCCTGTCTGCGCAACCTTCTAATATGTTTGAGCGCGAAGTGAAGTCGGCGATGCGCAGATGGCGCTACGAACCCGGTAAACCGGGAAGCGGACTGATCGTGAACATTGTATTCCGCCTGAATGGCGGGGCGCAGATGGAATAA
- a CDS encoding YciI family protein, translating into MLYVIYSEDVADSLEKRLSVRPAHLARLQLLQDEGRLLTAGPMPAVDSNDPGAAGFSGSTVIAEFESLEAAQAWADADPYVAAGVYAKVTVRPYKKVF; encoded by the coding sequence GTGCTTTACGTGATTTACTCTGAAGATGTCGCTGATTCCCTCGAAAAACGTCTCTCTGTTCGCCCTGCCCATCTGGCTCGCCTGCAGCTGCTCCAGGACGAAGGCCGTTTGCTGACCGCGGGTCCAATGCCTGCTGTTGACAGCAATGACCCGGGAGCCGCCGGTTTTTCTGGCTCCACGGTTATTGCTGAGTTTGAGTCTCTTGAAGCGGCGCAGGCCTGGGCTGACGCAGACCCATACGTTGCGGCGGGTGTGTATGCAAAAGTGACGGTGCGACCATATAAGAAAGTGTTCTGA
- the leuE gene encoding leucine efflux protein LeuE, with product MFAEFGVLNFWTYVVGAFFIVLVPGPNTLFVLKTGIGHGVKKGYLAATGVFIGDAVLMFLAWAGVAALIQTTPVLFNIVRYLGAFYLLWLGGKMLWSVITRQNNAQESGTEPASTIMKRSLVLSLTNPKAILFYVSFFVQFIDVNAQNTGTSFLILATTLELISFMYMSFLIFSGAFVTRYLKTKKKLAKLGNGLIGLLFVGFAARLASLH from the coding sequence GTGTTTGCGGAGTTTGGTGTACTGAATTTCTGGACGTATGTTGTTGGCGCATTTTTTATCGTGCTGGTTCCCGGGCCAAACACCCTGTTTGTGCTGAAAACGGGGATCGGTCACGGTGTGAAAAAAGGGTATCTTGCCGCGACCGGCGTGTTTATCGGTGATGCGGTATTGATGTTCCTGGCCTGGGCGGGTGTTGCGGCATTGATCCAGACGACCCCCGTGCTCTTTAATATCGTGCGCTATCTCGGGGCTTTCTATCTGCTGTGGTTGGGCGGAAAAATGCTCTGGTCGGTGATCACACGTCAGAATAATGCTCAAGAGAGCGGAACCGAGCCTGCCAGCACGATCATGAAACGCTCCCTCGTCCTGAGCCTGACCAATCCAAAAGCGATTCTGTTCTACGTTTCGTTCTTTGTGCAGTTTATCGACGTGAATGCGCAAAATACCGGGACCTCTTTCCTGATCCTCGCTACCACGCTTGAGCTGATTAGCTTTATGTACATGAGCTTCCTGATCTTCTCTGGGGCGTTTGTTACGCGTTATCTGAAAACCAAAAAGAAACTGGCAAAGCTGGGGAACGGGCTGATAGGGCTGCTGTTTGTCGGGTTTGCGGCGCGGTTAGCGTCACTGCATTAA
- a CDS encoding YciY family protein encodes MKRSRTEVGRWRMLRQVSRRKARWLEAQSRRNMRIHAIRKCGLTRHRNALLFAVQDI; translated from the coding sequence ATGAAGCGCAGTAGAACAGAAGTAGGGCGCTGGCGTATGTTGCGACAGGTGAGTCGTCGCAAGGCTCGTTGGCTGGAAGCACAATCCCGCCGCAATATGCGTATCCACGCCATCAGAAAATGTGGATTGACCCGGCACCGCAATGCGTTGCTGTTCGCAGTCCAGGATATCTGA
- the cls gene encoding cardiolipin synthase — MTTFYTVVSWLVILGYWLLIAGVTLRILMKRRAVPSAMAWLLIIYILPLVGIIAYLSFGELHLGKRRAERARAMWPSTAKWLNDLKACKHIFAEENSSVASSLFKLCERRQGIGGVKGNQLQLLTSSDDVMQALIRDIQLARHNIEMVFYIWQPGGMADQVAESLMAAARRGIHCRLMLDSAGSVAFFRSPWAGMMRNAGIEVVEALKVNLLRVFLRRMDLRQHRKMVMIDNYIAYTGSMNMVDPRFFKQDSGVGQWVDLMARMEGPIATSMGIVYSCDWEIETGKRILPPPPDGNIMPFEEASGHTIHTIASGPGFPEDLIHQALLTATYSAREYLIMTTPYFVPSDDLLHAICTAAQRGVDVSIILPRKNDSLLVGWASRAFFSELLAAGVKIYQFEGGLLHTKSVLVDGELSLVGTVNLDMRSLWLNFEITLVIDDAGFGGDLAAVQDDYISRSRLLDARLWVKRPLWQRIAERLFYFFSPLL, encoded by the coding sequence ATGACAACCTTCTACACCGTGGTGAGTTGGCTGGTCATTCTGGGATACTGGCTGTTAATCGCGGGTGTGACGTTACGCATCCTGATGAAGCGCAGAGCCGTACCCTCTGCCATGGCCTGGCTTCTGATCATTTATATCCTCCCACTGGTGGGAATTATTGCCTATCTCTCTTTCGGTGAGCTTCACCTTGGTAAACGCCGTGCCGAGCGGGCGCGCGCAATGTGGCCTTCCACCGCGAAGTGGCTTAACGATCTCAAAGCCTGCAAGCATATCTTTGCCGAGGAGAACAGTAGCGTCGCCTCCTCGCTGTTTAAGCTCTGCGAGCGCCGCCAGGGGATTGGCGGCGTTAAGGGCAATCAGCTCCAGCTTCTGACGTCGTCCGATGATGTGATGCAGGCGTTAATCCGCGATATTCAGCTGGCTCGCCATAATATTGAGATGGTGTTTTATATCTGGCAGCCCGGCGGCATGGCTGACCAGGTCGCTGAATCCCTGATGGCGGCCGCACGCAGGGGGATCCACTGCCGTCTGATGCTGGACTCCGCGGGCAGCGTGGCATTTTTCCGTAGCCCCTGGGCGGGCATGATGCGTAACGCCGGTATCGAGGTGGTTGAGGCGCTGAAGGTGAATCTCCTGCGCGTGTTTCTGCGCCGGATGGACCTTCGCCAGCACCGTAAAATGGTCATGATCGATAACTATATTGCCTACACCGGCAGTATGAACATGGTTGACCCGCGCTTCTTTAAACAGGACTCCGGCGTCGGGCAATGGGTGGATCTGATGGCGCGAATGGAGGGGCCGATTGCCACCTCGATGGGGATCGTTTACTCCTGCGACTGGGAGATAGAGACCGGCAAGCGTATCCTGCCGCCACCGCCGGATGGCAATATTATGCCGTTTGAAGAGGCCAGCGGTCATACAATTCATACTATCGCCTCCGGACCGGGCTTCCCGGAGGACTTGATTCACCAGGCGCTGCTGACGGCAACCTACTCCGCGCGTGAATATCTGATCATGACGACGCCCTACTTTGTCCCCAGCGATGATCTGCTGCACGCGATTTGTACCGCAGCGCAGCGCGGCGTCGATGTCAGTATCATTCTGCCACGCAAAAATGACTCCCTTCTGGTGGGCTGGGCCAGCCGTGCCTTCTTTAGCGAATTGCTTGCCGCCGGGGTGAAAATTTACCAGTTTGAAGGCGGGCTCCTGCACACCAAGAGCGTGCTGGTCGACGGCGAATTAAGCCTGGTGGGCACGGTTAACCTTGATATGCGCAGCCTGTGGCTAAACTTTGAAATCACCCTGGTGATTGATGACGCCGGCTTTGGCGGTGACCTGGCGGCGGTTCAGGATGACTATATCTCCCGCTCGCGGCTGCTGGATGCCAGGCTGTGGGTAAAACGTCCGTTATGGCAGCGAATAGCTGAACGACTGTTTTACTTCTTTAGTCCGTTGCTGTAA
- a CDS encoding HI1450 family dsDNA-mimic protein, translating into MEMDLNNRLTEDETLEQAYDIFLELAVDNLDPADVILFNLQFEERGGAELFDPSEDWAEHVDFDLNPDFFAEVVIGLADEDGGEINDIFARVLLCREKDHKLCHILWRE; encoded by the coding sequence ATGGAAATGGATCTGAACAATCGCCTGACCGAAGACGAAACGCTCGAGCAGGCCTATGACATTTTTCTCGAACTGGCGGTTGATAACCTCGATCCCGCAGACGTGATCCTCTTTAATCTGCAGTTCGAAGAGCGCGGCGGTGCCGAATTGTTCGACCCTTCAGAGGACTGGGCCGAACATGTAGATTTCGACCTGAACCCTGACTTCTTTGCCGAAGTGGTTATTGGGCTGGCTGATGAAGACGGCGGTGAAATTAACGACATTTTTGCGCGCGTCCTGCTGTGTCGTGAGAAAGACCACAAGCTGTGCCACATACTCTGGCGCGAATAA
- a CDS encoding ion transporter, translated as MSRLFTSARRRLYHLLFDPETVSGRRFEGLCALFALLSVVVIFIESGVGTQYHLTFEEWHAFVWLELIITLVFTAEYILRVVCWPNPAKYVFSFWGFIDLATILPLYVMWLWPEISLNYVFAWRAMRVIRVLRILKLLRFMPSLRVFWSAIVSARHQLILFYSFIAIVMIVFGALMYLIEGPKYGFTTLNASVYWAIVTVTTVGYGDITPHTPLGRIVASVLILIGYSVIAIPTGLITTHMSSAFQNHKQRRKCPNCHQVDHEHSARFCNRCGSALPD; from the coding sequence GTGTCGCGTTTATTCACTTCAGCCCGTCGGCGGCTCTATCATCTTTTATTCGATCCTGAAACGGTATCGGGACGCCGTTTTGAAGGTCTGTGTGCGCTGTTTGCGCTACTGAGCGTAGTGGTCATTTTTATTGAATCGGGGGTGGGTACGCAATATCACCTGACATTTGAGGAATGGCATGCGTTTGTCTGGCTGGAACTTATTATTACCCTGGTCTTTACCGCTGAGTATATTCTGCGTGTTGTTTGCTGGCCCAACCCGGCAAAGTACGTCTTTAGCTTCTGGGGCTTTATTGATTTAGCGACGATCCTGCCGCTCTATGTGATGTGGCTGTGGCCGGAGATCAGCCTCAACTATGTTTTCGCCTGGCGAGCGATGCGCGTTATTCGGGTCTTGCGTATCCTGAAGTTACTGCGCTTTATGCCGTCGCTGCGCGTATTCTGGAGCGCGATCGTCAGCGCACGCCATCAGCTTATTCTGTTCTATTCGTTTATTGCCATCGTCATGATTGTTTTTGGCGCGCTGATGTATTTGATTGAAGGGCCGAAATATGGCTTCACGACGCTCAATGCGTCCGTCTACTGGGCGATAGTGACCGTTACGACCGTGGGCTATGGTGATATCACGCCCCATACGCCGCTGGGGCGGATTGTGGCATCCGTGCTGATTCTGATTGGGTATTCGGTAATTGCCATTCCGACGGGGCTTATTACCACGCACATGAGCAGCGCGTTTCAGAACCATAAACAGCGGCGCAAATGTCCGAACTGCCATCAGGTCGATCATGAACACAGCGCGCGGTTTTGCAACCGCTGCGGAAGCGCGTTACCGGATTAA
- the oppF gene encoding murein tripeptide/oligopeptide ABC transporter ATP-binding protein OppF has translation MNALDEKRNVLLEIADLKVHFDIKDGKQWFWQPPKTLKAVDGVTLRLYEGETLGVVGESGCGKSTFARAIIGLVKATGGKVAWLGKDLLGMKPDEWRDVRSDIQMIFQDPLASLNPRMTIGEIIAEPLRTYHPKMPRQEVRDRVKAMMLKVGLLPNLINRYPHEFSGGQCQRIGIARALILEPKLIICDEPVSALDVSIQAQVVNLLQKLQREMGLSLIFIAHDLAVVKHISDRVLVMYLGHAVELGTYDEVYHNPLHPYTKALMSAVPIPDPDLEKNKTIQLLEGELPSPINPPSGCVFRTRCPMAGPECAKTRPVLEGSFRHAVSCLKVDPL, from the coding sequence ATGAACGCATTAGATGAAAAACGCAACGTGCTGCTCGAAATCGCCGACCTTAAGGTGCATTTCGACATCAAAGATGGCAAGCAGTGGTTCTGGCAGCCGCCGAAGACCCTGAAAGCGGTAGATGGCGTCACCTTGCGTCTGTATGAGGGGGAAACCCTGGGCGTGGTGGGCGAATCCGGCTGCGGTAAATCCACCTTTGCGCGTGCGATTATCGGTCTGGTGAAAGCCACCGGCGGCAAAGTGGCCTGGCTGGGTAAAGATCTGCTGGGCATGAAGCCTGACGAGTGGCGCGACGTGCGCAGCGATATCCAGATGATTTTCCAGGATCCGCTGGCGTCATTAAACCCGCGTATGACCATCGGTGAGATTATCGCCGAACCGCTGCGCACCTATCATCCAAAGATGCCGCGTCAGGAAGTCCGCGACCGCGTGAAGGCGATGATGCTCAAAGTCGGGCTGTTGCCTAACCTCATTAACCGTTACCCGCATGAATTTTCAGGCGGCCAGTGTCAGCGTATTGGCATTGCGCGTGCGCTTATCCTTGAGCCGAAACTGATTATTTGTGATGAACCGGTCTCCGCGCTGGACGTGTCGATTCAGGCGCAGGTGGTTAACCTGCTTCAGAAATTGCAGCGCGAAATGGGGCTGTCGTTGATCTTCATTGCGCACGACCTGGCGGTGGTAAAACACATCTCCGACCGCGTGCTGGTGATGTACCTGGGCCATGCCGTGGAACTGGGAACCTATGACGAGGTGTACCATAACCCGCTGCACCCTTATACCAAAGCGCTGATGTCGGCTGTGCCGATCCCCGATCCGGATCTGGAAAAGAATAAAACGATTCAGCTTCTGGAAGGGGAATTGCCATCGCCGATCAATCCGCCGTCGGGCTGCGTGTTCCGCACGCGATGCCCGATGGCCGGGCCGGAATGCGCGAAAACGCGACCGGTGCTGGAGGGCAGTTTCCGACATGCGGTTTCCTGCCTGAAAGTAGACCCGCTATAA
- the oppD gene encoding ABC transporter ATP-binding protein: MTIIETATAPQAQQQSNLLLDVKDLRVTFKTPDGDVTAVNDLNFNLSKGETLGIVGESGSGKSQTAFALMGLLAANGVIGGSAKFNGREILNLPELELNKLRAEQISMIFQDPMTSLNPYMRVGEQLMEVLMLHKGLGKAEAFEESVKMLDAVKMPEARKRMRMFPHEFSGGMRQRVMIAMALLCRPKLLIADEPTTALDVTVQAQIMTLLNELKREFNTAIIMITHDLGVVAGICDKVLVMYAGRTMEYGKARDVFYQPAHPYSIGLLNAVPRLDAEGESLLTIPGNPPNLLRLPKGCPFQPRCPHAMEICNSAPPLEEFAPGRLRACFKPQEELV; the protein is encoded by the coding sequence ATGACAATTATTGAAACGGCCACCGCGCCACAGGCGCAGCAGCAGAGCAATCTTCTGCTGGATGTTAAAGACCTCCGCGTGACCTTTAAAACCCCGGACGGCGATGTTACTGCGGTCAACGATCTCAACTTTAACCTGAGCAAAGGGGAAACGCTGGGGATCGTGGGTGAATCCGGCTCCGGAAAATCCCAGACGGCATTTGCGTTAATGGGCCTGCTGGCCGCTAACGGCGTGATTGGCGGTTCGGCGAAATTCAACGGTCGCGAAATTCTTAACCTACCGGAGCTCGAGCTGAACAAGCTTCGCGCCGAACAGATCTCAATGATTTTCCAGGATCCGATGACCTCCCTGAACCCGTATATGCGCGTCGGTGAGCAGCTGATGGAAGTCCTGATGCTGCACAAAGGTCTGGGCAAAGCGGAAGCTTTTGAGGAATCCGTTAAAATGCTGGATGCGGTGAAAATGCCGGAAGCGCGCAAGCGCATGCGCATGTTCCCGCATGAGTTCTCTGGCGGTATGCGTCAGCGCGTGATGATTGCCATGGCGCTGCTGTGCCGGCCAAAACTGCTGATTGCCGATGAACCGACTACCGCGCTGGACGTCACCGTGCAGGCGCAAATCATGACCCTGCTGAACGAGCTTAAACGTGAGTTCAACACGGCGATTATCATGATCACCCACGATCTGGGCGTGGTTGCCGGTATCTGTGACAAAGTGCTGGTGATGTACGCCGGGCGCACCATGGAATACGGCAAAGCGCGCGACGTGTTCTATCAGCCAGCCCATCCGTACTCGATTGGCCTGCTGAACGCGGTACCGCGTCTTGATGCGGAAGGAGAATCCCTGCTCACCATTCCGGGCAACCCGCCAAACCTGCTGCGACTGCCGAAAGGCTGTCCGTTCCAGCCGCGCTGCCCGCACGCGATGGAAATCTGTAACAGCGCGCCGCCGCTGGAAGAATTTGCCCCAGGCCGTCTGCGCGCCTGCTTTAAGCCGCAGGAGGAGCTGGTATGA
- the oppC gene encoding oligopeptide ABC transporter permease OppC, with protein MMLSKKNSEALENFSEKLEVEGRSLWQDARRRFMHNRAAVASLVVLVIIALFVTLAPMLSQFTYFDTDWGMMSSAPDMESGHYFGTDSSGRDLLVRVAIGGRISLMVGIAAALVAVIVGTLYGALSGYLGGKVDSVMMRLLEILNSFPFMFFVILLVTFFGQNILLIFVAIGMVSWLDMARIVRGQTLSLKRKEFIEAAQVGGVSTSNIVVRHIVPNVLGVVVVYASLLVPSMILFESFLSFLGLGTQEPLSSWGALLSDGANSMEVSPWLLLYPAGFLVVTLFCFNFIGDGLRDALDPKDR; from the coding sequence ATGATGTTGAGTAAGAAAAACAGCGAGGCGCTGGAAAACTTCAGTGAAAAACTGGAAGTAGAAGGTCGTAGCCTCTGGCAGGACGCGCGCCGTCGCTTTATGCATAACCGTGCGGCGGTCGCCAGCCTGGTTGTGCTGGTGATCATCGCGCTGTTTGTCACCCTGGCGCCGATGCTGTCGCAATTTACCTATTTCGATACGGACTGGGGCATGATGTCCAGCGCGCCTGATATGGAGTCCGGCCACTATTTCGGTACCGATTCATCCGGCCGTGATTTGCTGGTACGCGTGGCGATTGGTGGCCGTATTTCCCTGATGGTCGGTATCGCCGCCGCGCTGGTGGCGGTGATCGTGGGGACGCTTTACGGCGCGCTTTCCGGCTACCTTGGCGGCAAAGTAGACTCGGTGATGATGCGTCTCCTGGAAATCCTGAACTCCTTCCCGTTTATGTTCTTCGTGATTTTGCTGGTGACCTTCTTCGGCCAGAACATCCTGTTGATCTTCGTGGCCATCGGGATGGTTTCCTGGCTGGATATGGCGCGTATCGTGCGCGGCCAGACGCTGAGCCTCAAACGCAAAGAGTTTATCGAAGCGGCGCAGGTAGGGGGGGTATCAACCAGTAATATCGTGGTTCGCCATATCGTGCCTAACGTGCTGGGCGTGGTGGTGGTCTATGCCTCACTGCTGGTGCCAAGCATGATTCTGTTTGAATCCTTCCTCAGCTTCCTGGGGCTGGGCACGCAGGAGCCACTGAGCAGCTGGGGCGCGCTGCTGAGCGACGGCGCAAACTCGATGGAAGTTTCACCGTGGCTGCTGCTTTATCCGGCGGGTTTCCTGGTCGTTACCCTGTTTTGTTTTAACTTTATCGGCGATGGCCTGCGTGATGCCCTCGACCCGAAAGACCGTTAA
- the oppB gene encoding oligopeptide ABC transporter permease OppB, producing the protein MLKFILRRCLEAIPTLFILITISFFMMRLAPGSPFTGERTLPPEVMANIEAKYHLNDPITTQYFNYLKQLAHGDFGPSFKYKDYSVNDLVASSFPVSAKLGAAAFILAVVLGVTAGVIAALRQNTKWDYAVMGVAMTGVVIPSFVVAPLLVMIFAITLKWLPGGGWNGGALKFMILPMVALSLAYIASIARITRGSMIEVLHSNFIRTARAKGLPMRRIIFRHALKPALLPVLSYMGPAFVGIITGSMVIETIYGLPGIGQLFVNGALNRDYSLVLSLTILVGALTILFNAVVDVLYAVIDPKIRY; encoded by the coding sequence ATGTTGAAATTTATCCTGCGTCGCTGTTTAGAAGCGATACCAACGTTATTTATTCTAATTACGATTTCCTTCTTTATGATGCGTCTCGCGCCGGGAAGTCCATTTACCGGTGAACGTACGTTGCCGCCAGAAGTTATGGCCAACATCGAGGCGAAGTATCACTTAAACGATCCCATCACCACCCAATACTTCAACTATCTGAAGCAGCTGGCGCACGGTGATTTTGGACCGTCATTTAAATATAAAGACTATTCCGTTAACGATCTGGTGGCCTCCAGCTTCCCGGTCTCGGCAAAACTGGGTGCTGCAGCATTCATTCTGGCCGTCGTTCTCGGGGTCACCGCAGGCGTTATCGCCGCGCTCAGACAAAATACCAAATGGGATTATGCCGTAATGGGGGTGGCAATGACCGGGGTAGTCATACCCAGCTTCGTTGTCGCGCCATTGCTGGTGATGATATTTGCCATCACGCTGAAATGGCTGCCCGGGGGCGGCTGGAACGGCGGGGCATTGAAGTTCATGATTTTGCCGATGGTGGCATTATCGCTGGCGTACATCGCCAGTATCGCGCGTATTACCCGTGGTTCAATGATCGAAGTGCTGCACTCAAACTTCATCCGCACCGCGCGCGCAAAAGGGCTGCCGATGCGCCGGATCATCTTCCGCCACGCGCTCAAGCCGGCGCTGCTGCCTGTGCTCTCCTATATGGGACCGGCATTCGTCGGCATCATTACGGGTTCAATGGTTATCGAAACAATTTACGGCCTGCCGGGTATTGGTCAACTGTTCGTAAACGGGGCGCTTAACCGTGACTACTCGCTCGTTCTGAGCCTCACGATCCTCGTGGGCGCACTGACAATTCTCTTTAACGCCGTTGTCGATGTGCTTTATGCCGTTATCGACCCGAAAATTCGTTACTAA